One Thermicanus aegyptius DSM 12793 DNA segment encodes these proteins:
- a CDS encoding GntR family transcriptional regulator, whose product MERKPMTRTEWVYEQLKEAILSGKIAPGERLVVDQLARELGTSPIPVRETLRRLEAEGWVESKPFVGARVSHVKLEELEELFTIRLALEPILARTSVKRVTQEAIEELERLVNEMDESIEKNNPNEYSRLNYEFHRVLYDFSPWKELHRIVTTVWEKSARSRWVFVQTPQAMMESQKEHREMIKAIIERDEDKMERWMRTQKERAFKTYISTLKQTSNEELAKSLRI is encoded by the coding sequence ATGGAAAGAAAGCCGATGACGCGGACCGAGTGGGTATATGAACAGTTAAAGGAGGCGATCCTCTCTGGAAAAATAGCACCGGGAGAACGGCTTGTGGTGGACCAGCTGGCCCGCGAACTTGGGACCAGTCCGATTCCTGTCCGTGAGACGCTGCGTCGGTTAGAAGCGGAAGGCTGGGTAGAAAGCAAACCCTTTGTGGGTGCAAGGGTTTCCCACGTGAAACTGGAAGAGTTAGAAGAGCTGTTTACCATACGATTGGCTTTGGAACCGATTTTAGCGAGGACATCCGTAAAAAGAGTCACCCAGGAAGCGATTGAAGAACTGGAGCGGCTTGTTAATGAGATGGATGAAAGCATAGAGAAAAACAATCCGAATGAATACAGTCGATTAAATTATGAATTTCATCGGGTTTTGTATGACTTTTCCCCGTGGAAGGAACTTCACCGCATTGTAACCACAGTTTGGGAAAAATCAGCCCGTTCCCGTTGGGTATTTGTGCAGACGCCACAAGCGATGATGGAATCCCAAAAAGAACATAGGGAAATGATTAAAGCGATTATTGAACGCGATGAGGATAAAATGGAGAGGTGGATGCGCACCCAAAAAGAAAGAGCGTTTAAAACCTATATTTCAACTTTGAAACAAACTTCGAATGAAGAGCTTGCTAAATCATTGCGAATTTGA
- a CDS encoding 4-hydroxyphenylacetate 3-hydroxylase family protein encodes MAIAKQALRPFTGEEYLESLRDGREVWIYGERIKDITTHPAYRNSARMFARWYDRINQLHAEDEQRGGPENWKWTVPTDTGSGGWTHPYFIGAKSADDLIKGRDTIAELQRVVYGWLGRAPDYKAAFVGTLGANSDFYAPYQENAKRWYKETQERLWFWNHAIVNPPIDRNKPIEEVSDVYMHVEKETDAGVVISGAKVVATGSALTHLNFIGHYGPMPIKDKKFALIFTVPMNAKGVKLISRTSYEFIAATTGSPFDYPLSSRLDENDAILIFDKVLVPWENIFVYGDVEKVNSFFPASGFVHRFTLHGLTRLAVKLDFIAGVVLKAVEATGVKDFRGVQARVGELLAWRHLFWSLSEAQVRNPEPWVGDYVLPNLAAGLAYRVFATEAYPKIKDIIEKDLASALIYLPSHAVDFLDPEIRPYLDQYVRGTNGYDAKDRVKLLKLLWDVVGTEFGGRHELYERNYAGNHENIRLEVLLTALNTGDADRFKEFAERCMAEYDLEGWKVPDLFNPYDVSAVLKRA; translated from the coding sequence ATGGCGATTGCAAAACAAGCCCTTCGTCCATTTACGGGAGAGGAATATTTAGAAAGCTTGCGCGATGGTCGGGAAGTTTGGATTTACGGCGAGCGGATTAAGGACATCACCACCCATCCCGCCTACCGCAATTCGGCTCGCATGTTTGCCCGCTGGTATGATCGAATCAATCAACTACACGCCGAAGATGAGCAACGTGGTGGGCCGGAGAATTGGAAGTGGACGGTACCCACAGATACTGGAAGCGGCGGATGGACCCATCCCTATTTCATCGGAGCAAAGAGCGCCGATGATTTGATCAAAGGGCGCGACACCATTGCCGAGCTGCAGCGGGTCGTTTACGGTTGGTTGGGACGGGCTCCGGATTACAAGGCGGCCTTTGTCGGGACGTTGGGGGCAAACAGCGATTTCTATGCTCCTTACCAGGAAAATGCCAAAAGATGGTATAAAGAAACCCAAGAGCGCCTCTGGTTTTGGAACCACGCCATCGTCAATCCGCCGATTGATCGCAACAAACCGATTGAAGAAGTATCCGATGTCTATATGCATGTGGAAAAGGAAACCGATGCAGGTGTCGTGATTTCCGGGGCTAAGGTGGTGGCTACCGGCAGTGCCCTCACCCACCTTAACTTTATCGGTCACTATGGTCCTATGCCGATCAAGGACAAGAAGTTCGCCCTGATCTTCACTGTGCCTATGAATGCCAAAGGAGTAAAGCTCATCAGCCGGACTTCCTATGAGTTTATCGCCGCCACTACGGGCAGCCCCTTTGACTATCCGCTTTCCAGCCGTTTGGACGAGAATGATGCGATCTTAATTTTTGATAAAGTTCTCGTTCCATGGGAAAATATCTTTGTTTATGGAGATGTAGAGAAAGTGAACTCGTTTTTCCCCGCATCCGGTTTCGTTCACCGTTTCACCCTCCACGGTCTGACACGGTTGGCGGTTAAGCTGGACTTCATCGCCGGAGTGGTTCTCAAAGCCGTCGAAGCCACAGGTGTCAAGGACTTTCGCGGTGTCCAAGCTCGCGTAGGGGAACTTTTGGCCTGGCGCCATCTATTTTGGTCGCTATCCGAGGCCCAGGTGAGGAATCCCGAGCCGTGGGTGGGCGATTATGTGCTCCCCAATCTTGCTGCGGGCTTGGCCTACCGGGTGTTTGCCACGGAAGCTTATCCTAAGATCAAGGATATTATCGAAAAAGACTTGGCTAGTGCCCTGATTTATCTTCCCTCTCATGCAGTCGATTTCCTCGATCCTGAGATCCGTCCCTACCTAGACCAATACGTCAGAGGGACAAACGGCTATGATGCGAAAGATCGTGTGAAGCTGCTTAAGCTTCTTTGGGACGTGGTAGGAACAGAGTTCGGTGGTCGTCACGAGCTCTACGAGCGTAACTACGCTGGTAACCACGAAAATATCCGCCTCGAGGTACTCCTTACCGCTTTGAATACCGGTGATGCAGATCGATTTAAAGAATTTGCAGAGCGCTGCATGGCTGAGTACGATCTGGAAGGCTGGAAAGTGCCTGATCTCTTCAATCCTTACGACGTAAGCGCCGTTTTAAAAAGGGCATGA
- a CDS encoding 2Fe-2S iron-sulfur cluster-binding protein translates to MLKRGEGVSAFVEEKFLIRIEPYGKEVVATPGETVLEILRREFYGREGQPSFQGCRRGGCAFCKMELLSGNVHHNEVYSRAALPVEERERNFILACQSKPLSHLTLRMLERESFLDLLLRASKKE, encoded by the coding sequence TTGTTGAAAAGAGGAGAGGGGGTTAGCGCCTTCGTGGAAGAAAAGTTTCTCATTCGCATAGAACCGTATGGGAAAGAGGTGGTTGCCACCCCCGGGGAGACCGTATTAGAGATTCTCCGGAGAGAATTTTATGGACGGGAAGGGCAGCCTTCCTTTCAAGGCTGTCGCAGAGGAGGCTGTGCCTTTTGCAAAATGGAACTCCTTTCGGGAAACGTTCATCACAATGAGGTCTATTCCCGCGCCGCACTCCCGGTGGAGGAACGGGAAAGGAATTTTATACTTGCTTGTCAGTCAAAGCCTCTTTCCCATCTCACCCTTCGCATGTTGGAAAGGGAGAGTTTCCTCGATCTCCTATTAAGAGCGTCCAAAAAGGAATAA
- a CDS encoding 2-keto-4-pentenoate hydratase, whose amino-acid sequence MLLGYVIYEGIEGEERDMFGSGVRHQEFAKLLWEARLKRNPIKPLTALWPDMTVDDAYAIQNWLIQFYLANGDRPVGFKLGFTSLEMRRAMGIHDSNYGILLASMIQLSPAKANDNLIHPRVEPEIAMRIGYRLSGTDITLARVRDAITHVAPALEIVDSRFEHFRFTFLDNTADNSSAAGVVLGEWRDISHVDPDRLWVKMSDGVQEVEGFSTAVMGSPLAAVSWLVAERTRRGHPLPGGSVILTGGMTAPFVLSPGTRIEGDFGPLGQVVLQV is encoded by the coding sequence ATGTTATTGGGTTATGTTATTTATGAAGGAATAGAAGGAGAGGAGAGGGACATGTTTGGATCGGGAGTAAGACATCAGGAGTTTGCCAAATTGTTGTGGGAGGCGCGTCTTAAACGGAACCCCATCAAACCATTGACCGCCTTGTGGCCCGATATGACGGTGGATGATGCGTATGCGATCCAGAATTGGCTGATCCAATTTTACCTTGCCAATGGAGATCGCCCGGTTGGGTTTAAACTTGGTTTTACAAGCCTTGAGATGCGCCGTGCCATGGGAATTCATGATTCCAATTATGGCATCCTTTTGGCGAGCATGATCCAACTCTCTCCTGCCAAGGCAAATGATAACTTGATTCATCCGCGGGTCGAACCGGAGATTGCGATGCGCATAGGATACAGATTGTCAGGGACCGACATCACCTTAGCAAGAGTAAGAGATGCGATTACCCATGTGGCACCTGCACTGGAAATCGTTGATTCCCGTTTCGAGCATTTTCGTTTTACTTTCCTAGATAATACCGCGGATAACTCATCGGCAGCCGGAGTCGTATTAGGAGAATGGCGGGATATATCCCATGTGGATCCCGATCGTTTGTGGGTAAAAATGAGCGACGGGGTTCAGGAGGTAGAAGGATTTAGCACGGCTGTGATGGGAAGTCCTTTGGCAGCGGTATCCTGGCTAGTAGCGGAACGAACTAGGCGCGGTCACCCTCTTCCAGGTGGCTCGGTGATTCTTACCGGAGGGATGACAGCTCCCTTTGTCTTATCTCCAGGAACACGGATCGAGGGAGACTTTGGGCCATTGGGTCAAGTCGTTCTCCAGGTATGA
- a CDS encoding catechol 2,3-dioxygenase yields the protein MGEGIMRLGYVVTRVTDLEAARKHYVEVMGLEVTDRTDTEIYLKGWDEYDHHSIVLRQSDKAGLEKMAFKVHTYEDLAQLEKNLQQYGASVTRISKGENHKVGEGLRFRAPSGHTMELYVDMEYKGKALSQVNPAPWPDGLLGVGAPRIDHLLITAEKPHETVDFLMKALNFYMSEKVVENERSETPIAAWLFRSYTPHDIAIIPGKDEGLHHFAFWLDEFTDLRKAGDVFSKNDVPVDVGIERHGITRGQTIYYFDPSGNRNEVFTGGYIAYPDMPVVKWTADQLARGIFYFNHRSEWIAGFTGVTT from the coding sequence GTGGGAGAGGGCATCATGCGTCTGGGTTATGTCGTCACAAGGGTGACGGACCTGGAAGCGGCGAGGAAGCATTATGTGGAAGTGATGGGTTTGGAAGTGACGGACCGCACCGATACGGAGATTTACTTAAAGGGATGGGACGAATACGACCATCATTCCATCGTCTTGCGCCAATCCGACAAAGCGGGATTGGAGAAGATGGCCTTTAAGGTACACACCTACGAAGATTTGGCGCAATTGGAAAAGAATCTACAACAATACGGCGCCTCGGTGACGCGTATTTCCAAGGGGGAGAATCACAAGGTGGGGGAGGGTTTACGGTTTCGTGCTCCCTCAGGACATACGATGGAACTTTATGTGGACATGGAATATAAGGGCAAAGCCCTCTCTCAAGTGAACCCTGCACCGTGGCCGGATGGTCTGCTTGGAGTTGGCGCACCGCGCATCGATCATCTCTTGATTACGGCGGAAAAGCCCCATGAAACGGTCGATTTTCTAATGAAAGCCCTTAATTTTTACATGAGTGAGAAAGTGGTTGAGAACGAGCGGTCGGAGACGCCGATTGCGGCCTGGCTGTTCCGGAGCTATACACCCCATGACATCGCGATTATTCCGGGGAAAGATGAAGGGCTCCACCATTTCGCCTTCTGGTTGGATGAATTTACGGATTTGCGTAAGGCAGGCGACGTCTTCTCTAAAAACGATGTTCCCGTGGATGTAGGGATTGAGCGCCACGGAATCACACGGGGACAGACCATCTACTATTTTGACCCATCGGGGAACCGGAATGAGGTCTTTACGGGCGGTTACATTGCCTATCCGGACATGCCGGTGGTGAAGTGGACGGCGGATCAACTGGCACGGGGGATCTTCTACTTCAACCATCGCTCCGAATGGATTGCAGGATTTACCGGAGTGACCACCTGA